The genome window CCGTCCTGCTTGCATCGATTTCCATGTTCGTCTGCTCCCTATTCCAGACCGCCTTCAGCCGAGTCTGGTATCTGAATTTCGTCCTGCTTAAGCATGAAGCATTCCGGGAATTATCCCCATGACTAAAGTCACTTCCCGGCGCTCGCGTCGCGCCCACATATCCTATGTGGGCCACTCTGAGACGCCTCACTCAGGGCATTCCAGATTGATGTAGCGGACCCATTCGAGAATATCGCGCGCGAAACTCGAACGCTGCGATTCTGCCGGGCGAGACACATCGCGTAGTTCGCCGAAGCGGTCAATGACGCAAACGGCCGGGAAACAATGCCGCTCCGATGATCGGACCCCGAAAAGTTCGTGGGCACGCCTCTCTTTGTCCGGAAGAACGGGGAACAACGGGTTGCAACTGCGCTCGAGGTCTTCAGCCTCATCGCCAGCGCCGTGGACCAGGGCGAAGACTTCCGCCTCTTCGGCTGCAAACTCCGCGTACAGCTCTGAAACCAGGCGCACCACCCATCGAACTGATGCCGAGTTACCCGCCCCGCAAAAAATCAGAATCAGATTGCGCTTGCCCCGGTAATCGGACACCCGAACCCACGTTCCCGCTGTAGAAAGCAAGGTGAATTCCGGTACGATTTGGCCCACCAAAGGTTGCGGCATAATGTGGCCCTCCCCAAATGTTAGTATGATTTGAATTGGTTTTTCCAGTAGCAGTATGGTCATGAAAGGCGGACACGCGGCAACCATGGAGCAAGAGCCGCTGGTTATCTACACGATTGGCCATTCGACCCGCGCGCTGCCTGCATTCCTCGAATTATTGCACGGCCACGGAATCAAGCAGCTTGTGGACGTCCGCACCATTCCCCGTTCGCGCAAGAACCCGCAGTACAACGCCGATAGCCTCCCGCAGGCTCTCCGCGAAGCTCAAATCCGATACGCCCACCTTGCCACGCTGGGCGGGTTGCGACGCGCGACGCGCGATTCGGTCAACACGGGATGGAGGAACGCATCCTTCCGCGGTTTCGCCGACTACATGCGCGGGTCAGAATTCGAGAAGGGACTGGAGCGACTGATAGAACTGGGTTCGGCGCGGCCAGCAGCTTTCATGTGTGCTGAGGCTGTCCCGTGGCGCTGCCATCGCTCGCTGATCGCAGACGCGCTTGTCGTGCGGGGTATCCACGTCAGGCATATCCTCAGCGCCACTCAAGTCCGGGAGCACACGCTGACGTCGTTCGCCGAAGTAAAGGAGGGGCGAATTTCATATCCCGAAAGCCCCGGCCCCTCGGCGTAGTGCCGTGATACGATCGATGGATATCACAGCGATTCGCTTCCACGTGGCACAACCGCTTGATGAAAACTGGCCAGGGCTGAACTATACTGATGGCCGCCGGGACCGAGTCCGCGTGACGGCGAAATCATTGTGGAGTTCTAACCGTGGAACGTCGGGAATTCATCAGAGATCTGCTGCTTGCGGGCGGAGCGCTGGCCTGCCGCCCCGGGCTCGAGCTTGCGGGCCCTGCGCCGCCGGCTGCCAACGCGGTCAAGCGCGTTCTGGTCGCCTTCACCTGTCATCTGGACGTGGGTTTCACCAATACGCAGGCGGCTGTCATCGCAAAATACTTTGATCAGTATTATCCTGCCGCCATGCAGACTGCGAATACTCTACGGGACGGGAGTGACGATCGCTATATTTGGTCAACGGGCTCCTGGCTGCTTTACGAATACCTTGAGCACCTCACTGGCGCAGCACAATCGCGGGCCGAACAGGCGATTGGGAGGGGCGACATGGCCTGGTACGCCGTGCCCTTCAACCTGGAAACCGAGATGCTTGACCGCTCGATGCTCGAAGGCGCAATGGGAATCTCAAGGGCGCTCGACTGGCGCTTCGGTAAGTCCACAGTCGGCGCAAAGATGAGCGATGTCCCGGGCCACACTCGCGGGCTGGTGGCGCCGTTTGCCGCAAACGGCGTGAAGCTGCTCGACATTGGAGTCAATGGCGCGAGCACCGTGCCCGAAGTTCCGCCGCTATTCGTCTGGAAGGAGCCCCAGGGCGCGTCGATTACCATGATGTACCACCATGGCTACGGCGGTGTCCTCCAGGTCCCGGGCTCGGACCTGGCGGTGGCAATCGACGTTCGAAACGACAACGCTGGTCCGCATTCCGTCGCGCAAGTGAAGAAAATCTACACCGGCCTGCGAAAGCAATTCCCCAACGCAAAAGTGAGCGCCGCCAATCTCAGCGAAATCGCTCTGGCCGTTGAACCCTATAAGGCCAACCTGCCGGTGGTGACCCAGGAGATCGGCGACACCTGGATTTACGGGGTGGCCAGCGACCCGGTGAAAGTGGCACGGTATCGTGGAGTGATGCGCATGCGCAAGCAGTGGCTCGCCGAGGGTAAGTTCAAACCTGGCGATTCGACGGACCTCCGCCTGTTGCAGCACCTGCTGCTTCCTCCCGAACACACGTGGGGAGTTGATACAAAGCGGCTAAAGGATTACGTGCATTACACTCCGAAAGCGCTTGCCAGGGTGGTTGACGGTCCGCGGTTTCGATGGGCGGAAGACAGTTGGGCGGAAAAGCGGAAAGACATTGACCAGGCGGTCCAGAGTCTGCCGGCTGCCTTGCGGAGCGAGGCCCTGGCCCGCCTTCGCGCCCTCGAACCGAAGGCCCCCGACAGAACCCGACTCAGCCCGTACGCCGCAGGTTCAGAATTCGAAACGACCCATTACACTGTTGCCCTCGATCCCGAAACCGGCGCTATCCATCGGCTGCGCCTCAAAGACGGAGGCCGGGACTGGGCTTCAGCAGATCATCCGCTGGGATTGTTCGCCTATCAGACCCTTTCGGCGAAGGACTATGAAGATTATCGCGCCGCCTATATCATTGCGAAGACGTGGTGGGCTCCGATGGACTTCGGCAAGCCTGGCATCGAGAAGTTCGGCGCCGAGAGTCGCGTGTGGCTGCCGCGAGTGGCCGGGTGCTGGGCCGGCAAAGACGGCGACGGTTTTCGGATTGTCACTGAACTGCAAATCACCGACGCCGAAGCCGAGCGCGCTGATCGAGTCGCTTGGCCGAAGCAGATTTACCTTGACCTTCTCTTCTCTGACTCAGAACCCGCAGCCCACGTGGACTTCACCTGTCTCGGAAAGGCCGCCAATCGCCTGCCGGAAGCGATGTGGCTCAGCTTTCTGCCAAAGGCGCCGGAACAGCAAGGATGGACGCTCGATAAAGTCGACCAGCAGATTTCTCCCTTCGACGTGGTGAAGGGCGGCAATCGTCACATGCACGCGGTCACCAGCGGCATCTACTACAAAGATTCGCATGGAAGTTTTACGATCGAGACACTGGACGCGCCGGCGGTGGCGCTGGGCGAGCGGTCGCCGATTTTCTACTCGACCGACCAGCCTGACATCACGAAGGGATTTCACTTCAGCCTGTTCAATAACGCCTGGGGCACAAACTATATCCAGTGGTTTGGAGAGGACACGCGGTTCCGGTTCATTCTGAGGGCGACGTGATTCTCTCTGTCCGGGCGTGTTTTGGCCCAGGCAGCGACTACGCCTTTCGCGGTGACCGCGCGGAGACCACAACAAAGGGCTTCCATTTCAGGTCCGGCTGGAAGGGATAGCTGGGAATCCGGTGGTAATTGGTTAGGTTCACTATGTCCTGGTCGACAGATCCTTCAGTGAGGGCCATGAGGTTGGGATTGGCGATTTTGTTAATTTCAGGCTCCAGATAACCGGCCTTGACCACAATAATCTTGAATCTGGTGGGTTCGAGTCCCAGCGACGTAAAATCCTTGATATAGTGGAAAGGACGCCGCCGCTCTGTCAGGACCACCGAGATTCCTTCAGTCTCAATCACGGCTTGCCGGCCGAGCGGGTCGTCCCTGTGCGACAGAAATTGCACTCGAGCTCTGGCGTGTACGGGCTTGCTGGCGTTGGGGTCAAGGGTTGCGCCAATGTTAAGCGGGACGGTTCGGCCCGCACCGGCCCGATAACAGGCATCGGTGGCAGGCTTGTCGCAGATGCCGGCGATCACCACACTGCGGACGTGGCGCTGGAGCAGCGCCGCCAGCACGTCCGCGCGATCATCGGTACCGCCGGCGGTCGGGTTGTCTCCCGAATCGGAAATCACCACCGGATGCGTTTGCAGACTCACTGCTTTATCGATGACTTCATCGAGCGGTCCCGTGGGCACGCCGAACTGGAACTCCTTTCTAGCGTCCCAGTATTGCTGCGCGAGCGATAGAGCATCTTTCTTTAGCGCGGCGGGCTGCGTGCCGGTGAGAACGGCGCTGGCCGTACACTTCGGCTCGTCGGCCCACACGTATCCTACCAACAGCGAAGCGTCCAGCACGCCCGGTTGGGCATTAATGCCGGGCAGTTGCGCCCATAACCGCTTGGCAGGCTGGTAGCGCGTGCTGCTGCGCTCGCCCGGCATCAGCACCGGAATGGGTGACCAGACCAGGGTGGGGCGAATACGCTGATCGAGACAACGGACCAGCATGTCGCAGGCGCGCTGCGTGGTTTCCTCGCGGTCAATGTGCGGGGCCGTCCGGTAGGCTGAAAGCATGTCCAGACTGTCGATGATTCGATGGCTGAGGCTTCCGTGCAGGTCAAAGCTGGCGGTAATGAGGCAGCCCTTGCCAACCACTTCCCGGGCGGAAGCAATCCAGTCACCGTCGCCGTCCTGCATGCCTTCTACTGACATGGCGCCGTGCATGGCAAGATAGAGGCCGTCCAGTGGGAGCAGCGCTTTGACACGATCGAGAAATTCAGACTTCAGCTTCTGATATGTCTTCGCTTCCACCGCACCGCCGGGCACGGCGTCAGCCAGCAGGGTGGGCTGGAAGGGATAAGGATATTTCTTCAACATGCTGAAGAACGGCATGTCCGCCAGCGTCTGTCCCCGGCTTACGGCAAAATCCTCCGTGCGGGTGAGAATGGGCGTGTAAGTGCTGCACTCAATTCGAATGCCACCAAAGGCCACGCGTTTGGGTTCCGCGCCACCGCCGGCTTGAGGCGCCGCGAAGCCTGCCAATGGAGCGCCCAATGCCGCCATCGCTGTGGTTTTCAAAAACGCTCTGCGTTTCAAGTTCATTCCCCCCTTGCCCGGCAGATGAACCGCTGCGCAGATTGCCTATGCAATCCCCAGCTTCTTTTGCATGTCCTCGAGCGTGATGCCTTTGGTTTCCGGGTAGATGAAAAGGACCACAAAGAACTGCAGCACCATCATGGCGGCAAAGAAGGCGAACGGATAGGCGCCGGACGATGCTGCCATCAGGGGAAAACTCCACGAGATAAGCGCATTCATGAACCAGTGCGAGAAGCTACCCAGGCTCTGGCCCTTGGCTCGAACGCGATTGGGGAATACCTCGCTGAGGTAGACCCAGATGACGGCCCCTTGCGAGAACCCGAAGAACGCGATGAAGCCGATGAGCAGCCACAACAGCAGATTTTCATGCGCCGAGGTGAAGAAAACGACCGCCACGCCCGCCAGGCAGGCAGCCATGCCAACGGACCCGATCAACAACAGCATCTTGCGCCCCAGGCGATCAATCACCGCCATGGCGATGATCGTGAACAGAAGGTTGGTGGCGCCCACGGCTACGGCCTGAATATCGCCCGACAGCCCACTGAACCCCGCGTGCGCAAAGATGTCGTTCAAATAATAAAGAATGGCATTGATGCCGGAAAGCTGGTTGAACACGCCGATCGACACCGCGAGAAAAATCGGCAGCCGGTATTTTCCTGCGAACAAAGGTTCCTTCTTGCGCTCAAGGTGCATCGATTCGAGAATGTCATTCAGTTCTTGCTCGGCATTCTCTTCCCCCACCTGCAGGAGCACCGTTCGCGCTTCGTCCAATCGTTTTTTCTCGACCAGCCAGCGCGGGCTTCGAGGAATCCCAAACAGCATTCCTAGAAAAAGTGCGGCCGGGATGGCGGCAATGCCCAGCTTCCACCGCCAGTCGGTCGGGCCAGGCTGCATCAGCGCGATGATGTAGTTGGAGAAATAAGCAAGCAGAATTCCAAACACGATGTTGAACTGGAAGAAGCCAACCAGTCGCCCGCGCCACTTTGCCGGTGAGATTTCTGCGATGTACATCGGGCCCAGGACGGAAGAGCCGCCAATGCCCAGCCCGCCCAGGAAACGGAAGAACAGAAGCGGATACCATCCCCAGGCGAAAGCGCAGCCCAGCGCCGAAGCCAGGTACAGGCCGGCCAGCACGCGCAGGCTGTTGCGGCGTCCGAACCGATCCCCGGGGATTCCGGCAGTCGTCGCCCCAACTATGGCGCCCCAAAGCGCGATGGCCACCGTCATGCCCAACAGGCCGGGCGTGAGTCTATAGGTGATGGTCAGTGCGCGCGTTGTTCCGGAAATTACGGCCGTATCAAAACCAAATAGAAGGCCGCCCAGCGCCGCCACAACGGTGCTCTTGATCAGGTATCGGCTCAGCTTCATGTCATTCGCTTGAATATTGGATTGAACTTCAGCCCTCGGTCCCAATCAGCTTCGACCTCAAGACCTGCAAAGATATCAGGTCAGCGCGTCACTTGCCCAGCGTTTTGATTTCGTCAGTGGTCCAGGGAGGAATGGCGCCCGGGCGGCTGGCGACCAGTGCTCCGACGCGATTCGCAAAATCCGCCACCTGCCCGGCAGGCCATTGGCTACCCAGCCCATGGAGGAACGCTGCCGCGAAAGCATCACCCGCGCCGACCGCATCAACCACTTTCACGGGGTAACCTCGGGCACTGATAAATTTTTCGCCAACCAGCAAAGCACAGCCTTCGGCTCCCCGCGTCACGCATACAGCTTCCCAGCCAAAAAAAGTGGAGTACTTACGGCAGAAGTCTTCCAGGTTGGAATGCGACCAGCCGCACATACGGCCGACCACGGGCACCTCTTCGGCATTCAGCTTGACGACAGTGGCCTGTGCCATGAGTTCACGGACAAGGTGCGGCGTATAGCAAGAGGGGCGGAGGTTAATGTCATAAAAGCGCCGCGCGCCACCTTGTGCGGCAAGCAGCTTACCCGTGACGTCACGGGCCTGTGAACTCATCTGATGAAGTGTTCCAAAATAAATCCAGTCCGGAGCGGGAGAAAACAGTTCCTTAAAGTCCGCAGCCGACAACTCCGGAAAGTCGTACGCGGCCGGATGTTCGATGCGGAAGCTCGGCTGGCCTTTGCGATCAAGCATGACGGATGCGGTGCCGGTCGGTAAACCTTCCGCACGGCGAACGAAGCGGGTGGAAAGTTTCATTTGGGTCATGTGTTCGAGCACCCGGTCGCCCCGCTCATCGCGTCCGACCGCGCTGATAAAGTGGACCTCGTGCCCAAGCCTGCTGGCATGGGCGGCAAAGTTGAACGGTGCGCCGCCAAGATGCTCCTCGCCACCGATGACGTCCCACAACACTTCGCCGATGCTGACAATTTTCATGAACGGCTTTCTCTGGAGAACTGCGCCTGCGCACTCTTCGTGTAAAATGTGCGCCGTTTTTATCACGCCGATTTCAGGTTCCAGATGCCAAGCTTCACAATCTTTGCACTCCCGCCGCTGGAAATACAATTCAGTATTCCGGCTGAGAAACGCTCTGAAGGCCTGCGTGATGCTGTACGGGTGGAAACAGGAGTTCGAAACTCCGAAGCTAGTTCGGGCTGAAACGTGCTGCGTTGCACCGTGGCAAGAAGCTAAATGGCGGACAACCTGATTGCACTGTGAAAGGATGGTACGCCCGGAGAGATTCGAACTCCCGACCCCTTGCTTCGTAGGCAAGTGCTCTATCCAGCTGAGCTACGGGCGCAGACAGGAACGCCAGATCAACCCTGCGTTCGCCTTCGAGACCTTAATTTTGCACGTCCACTGCACGGATGTCAACGCAACCGTCGCGGTGGATGCAATCTTTGAACCATACCCAAAGCATGGCGCGCAATGCCAAGGCACGTGCTGGCTGATCTTACTGCTGGAAGACGATGCTCTTTAGATGTGAAAGCGGCTCCGAGAAATCGAAGACATCGTCGCTCGAGGGATTATACTTGTCCGTAATCCCCAGGAAACGGGCCTCCGCTGGCTGCGTGGTTGGCATCAGGTACTTGCCGTGCTCGACCCGGCCGTTGGTCAGTGTCAGCGTAATATCACCGCTCTGGAACTCCACCCGGCTAATCTTGGAAAATTCCTGAACGTCGGCCTCGCCACTGCTCATCAGCAAGGGAAAGGCCGTAATGGCAGGCACCGCGACCAGCAGGGAACCGCGGCCGCCAGGAGGGTAATAATCGATATAGGCATCAAAAACTCGCGTGGTGTTGCCGCTGGCGTCCGTGACGGTGGCGGTATAGCCAAAACGCTTCCAGAGTTCAACGATGCTCTGTCTCTGTTCAGCCGGGCTGGTGGTCACCGTGTAGGGTAAACTGCCCTCCGAAAGCTGCACTTTCTCAACCCGCATGTCCGGGAGGTCAAAATGCTTATAAATGACGACTGAAGAATCCTGATGGATCAGAATGGCATCTTGCTGGATGACGCGTTGGCGCCCGTCTGCCGTCGCCTGATAAATAGTATCAGCTTTCAGCAGGAATACCGGCGCAACGAGGAAGAGAATCATCAGCGAGGCGCGTGCCTGAATTGTTTTCCGCATGAGAAAGGCCCCGCCATTCTTAAGACGGGGCCCAGGTCTCCATCTTAGAGGCGGGTGCGACTACTTTTTCTTCTTGTACTGCGTCGACACCGATCCCTGAATTGTCGCGATCATCTCTTTGGCGGCCTCGGCGTTCGGCCCATTGGGATCAAGCGTAAGATATTGCTGGAAGGCCTCGACGGTGCCGTCGGGAGCCTTTACTTTGCCGTCCGCGGTCATCGTGGCCTTGCCCATCAAGGCCTGCCCTTCAAGATAGTATGCATCCGCATTTTTGGGATCCAGGCTGATGACCTTCTTGAAAGCAGTAAGCGCGTCATCCATTTTCCCTGAGTTGTACAGGATTGCGCCGACGTTGAAGTAGTAACGGCCGGCATTGGTTGGGTCAAGCGTCGCAGCTTTCTCGAATTCCGCGTACGCCTCCGGAAGCTTGCCGGTCGAGGCATAAACGCTGCCCAGATTGTTGTGAAGAGCGGCGTCATCGGGGGTCAACTGAATGGCCTTCTGGTACGTTTCCACAGCCTTATCGTTCTCCTTGGCCTTGGCGTAGCTGTCGGCCAGGCGCGCCAGCACCACAGGGACGTTTTTCTCCTTGGCCAACGTGAGCGCCTGTTCAAAAGCTGCGGCAGCCTCCTTGTATTGCCCCTGCGTATACATAGCATTTCCCTCATCAAAATACTGCTTAAGCCCTTTATACTGCTTTTCCTGCTTGGCCTGCTCTTCAGCCTGCTTGGCCATTTCAGGGTTCTTCTTCATCTCATCCTGCCGCTGCTGCTGTTGCTGTGCCATTTCCTTCGGGAGATCAAAATCGACGTCGGTGGGCTCGCCAAGGCCGATATGCTTCTCGATGTAATACAACGTCTGCCCGGTGGGGCTTTGCAGGGTAATCTTATAATTTCCAATGGGCAATCCGATGTACACGAATTCTCCCTTCTTGCCCGTCTTGGTCTTATAAGTCGACTTGATGTCCAGCCGGTCGATGAGAACAATGCACTTGGCGCACGGCTGGCCATCCTGCTGTATGGCCTTTCCCTGCACGCCGCCGGTCTGGGCATAGATTGGCATCGCCATCCCCAAAGCTGCGAAAGCAAAAACCAAACCCAAAATCTTCCGCGCTGACATAAACTTCATTGGAACCTCCTCAACTCTTTCTCGCCAGGTTTCATTCTAACTTCATCCTTTTCTGCGCTCAACCCAATCCTTCCCGCGAAAGCGACGGGAACTCTCAGCTTGCAGGGGACGGTAGCGGAGTGTATCGTGGACGGACCGCATAGGCAATAGGGTCTTCCAGGCCCGCCTCCTGGAAGGCCCTCAAGCGCAGCGCGCAGCTATCGCAGACGCCGCAGGCCACATCCTGCCGCTGATAGCACGACCAGGTAAGATGCAGAGGGGCGGCAAGCTCAATCCCTTTCTGAATAATCTGACTCTTGCGCATCTGGATAACCGGCGTCACAATTTCGATGCGGGTATCCGGCTTGGTCCCAACTTCAACCACACGGTTGAATGCCTCGTAATACTCGGGGCGGCAATCCGGATAACCAGAACTGTCTTCCGCCACTGCCCCGATAAAAATTTTGCGGGCCCCAATGACCTCACTCCATGAAACAGCCACGGAAAGAAAATGCGCGTTGCGGAACGGCACGTAACTCGAGGGAATTTCCCGGCGTTCCAGGTTTGCAGCATCGACCGGGATGGTGGGATCGGTAAGGCTTGATCCTCCAATCTGTTTCAGGTGCTCGAGCCGGCAGACGAGGCGCCGCTCAATCTGATAGAAGTCCGCGAGCGCATTGAAAGCCTCCAGCTCCCTGCCCTCGGTCCGCTGCCCGTAGAGCAGATGCAGGAGAGCCAGCCGATTTTCCAGATTGGCGATCGCCGTGGTCACACAACTGTCCATGCCGCCGCTGGACAGGACCACCGCCAAGGGCCGCTGGCGGCGGGCTTGACGATCATTCAGCAAAAGGTAATTTCCCCCCAATGAGCTTTTAACTTATCAGGCTGCAATGCCCGCGAAAATCCACATTACACCCCTCGTGTGTCCGGGTCCCAGATAAACTTGTGGATCTGGAGACCCAGCCGTACATCGAGATTGTCGCGCAAGATCCACTCGGCAAGCTGCACGGGAGGCAACCGGCCAAAAACCGGCGAGAAAATGATCTCATCCACAAGCCCGGCCAGGCGATGGGTCTCCATAAATCCGCGGGCAAAAAGATAGTCCCTCTCATCAAGTATCACAAACTTTATTTGATCTTTTCGCTCCAGCACATCGAGGTTCGCAAGATTATACTTTCCACACTCGCCGCTTCCGGGGCATTTCACATCGACTATCTTTACGACGGGCCGGGCAAGGTCACCTACAAAACGTTCGCCGCTGGTTTCAATCAGAACTCGATAGCCTTCTGCCAGCAGGCTGTCAGCAAGCCCGATCGTCTCCTTCTGAAGCAGCGGCTCACCTCCGGTCAGTTCCACCATCTTTCCGCCCATCTCCCTTACACGGCCCAGCACCTGGTCCGGGGTCATTTTCTCCCCCCCATGGAAAGCGTAGGCCGTATCACACCAGTGGCAGCGCAAGTTGCACCCGGTGAGGCGAACGAAAATGCAGGGCAAGCCGGCAAATGAGGACTCGCCCTGGATTGATTTGAAAATTTCGGTTATGACCATCGGATTCAACAGGGACTGACCTTTTCATCTTACTCGATTTTTGATTGCAGATCACAGGTACCGGAGAACTTATGGGCGGCTAACTTAAATCCGGGGCTGCTCGCCCATTCGCCCGCGGAGAGGCGGGCCATTATCCGTGGTCCAGGTGAGTTCCGAAGCAGGGCGATTGATGGCGCCGGGTGTGCCGCTCTACCTCGGTGGCGGGGCAGTGGAGGGCGGTGTCGGTTTGCCGTCGATCGTGAATGGCTCCATTAGCTCGGTACGGGTACCGTCAGGGTCAAAAAAATTTGACTGGCGTTGGCGGTTGTGCCCCACGTGGACTTCTATCTTGCGAGTGTATCCCACGGAAGCGGCGCGAGACCGCAGCTTGGCCACCGCCTTGTTAATATCCAGGGTCATCAGCGAGATGTGGTTTGCTCCACCTCGCTTATTCTGTGGAGGCAGATCTTTATAAAGCATCAGCTCAACATAGTCGTTCCCGTCGGGCACGCGCAGATCAACCCAGCTCAGGGTGACTCCGTCCGAACTGCCGCGCCAGAATTCCTTGAGGCCAAGGGCGTCTCCATAGAACGCCTTGGACTCCGCAAGCTTGCCCACCGTAAATCCAATGTGCATAATGTGGTCTGAGACCCGAGTGCGCGGCATCTCCTTGCCTTTCCCCTTCATGGCCCAGCCATCAGACTGGTATTCCACAAACTCCACCATATGGCCATCGGGATCCTTAACTGTAAAACTCTCGTCCCCGGTTTTTCCCTTCGCGACCCTTGCAGGCGCCTGGATGCCGCGGAAGATCAGATAACGACGAAGCTGTTCGGCATCATCGGTGTAAAAGGCAATGTGGCTGAGCATTCCGTCGTTTCCGGGCGGCTCGGGAAGGAGTTCCAAATGCTGATAGTCGTTAATCTTGATAAAGGCGACGCGGACCGTCCCGTCATTTTCCCGCAGGTCGTAAGGCCCGGCAAAGCCCAGAAATTCTTTGTAGTAGGCCAGCGCCTTGGGCAGGTTGCTCACATAAAAAGCCACGTGAGCAATGCCCAGGATTTTCGGGCGCCTCACGGCGGCGCCGGCGCCGGTGGATGGAACCGCCATGAGGCTTGCCAGCAAATATAAGAATCCAACTTTCACCAACACCTCCCGTGCGTTTCATTCCCCACCATCTGGCGGCGCGCGCGACCTTCCACAATTGGGCCTT of Terriglobia bacterium contains these proteins:
- a CDS encoding VOC family protein, with translation MKVGFLYLLASLMAVPSTGAGAAVRRPKILGIAHVAFYVSNLPKALAYYKEFLGFAGPYDLRENDGTVRVAFIKINDYQHLELLPEPPGNDGMLSHIAFYTDDAEQLRRYLIFRGIQAPARVAKGKTGDESFTVKDPDGHMVEFVEYQSDGWAMKGKGKEMPRTRVSDHIMHIGFTVGKLAESKAFYGDALGLKEFWRGSSDGVTLSWVDLRVPDGNDYVELMLYKDLPPQNKRGGANHISLMTLDINKAVAKLRSRAASVGYTRKIEVHVGHNRQRQSNFFDPDGTRTELMEPFTIDGKPTPPSTAPPPR
- a CDS encoding radical SAM protein; its protein translation is MVITEIFKSIQGESSFAGLPCIFVRLTGCNLRCHWCDTAYAFHGGEKMTPDQVLGRVREMGGKMVELTGGEPLLQKETIGLADSLLAEGYRVLIETSGERFVGDLARPVVKIVDVKCPGSGECGKYNLANLDVLERKDQIKFVILDERDYLFARGFMETHRLAGLVDEIIFSPVFGRLPPVQLAEWILRDNLDVRLGLQIHKFIWDPDTRGV